A genome region from candidate division KSB1 bacterium includes the following:
- a CDS encoding tetratricopeptide repeat protein, producing MLMRDTRLTIGFSEEESATIHDLIQSDKDSEIRSDLEASEETVENVSVQDAGDSEFQIDVVDAESEENPHVASRKLLKNALHNSNFTGFKFVRTFEKDSTSTRHDLADAESLYNNQNYDNAISLIGKVIEISPGNSYAYLLLGNTFFRKQNYEKAIDAYKKVIDLDPKDERAYENLGIVYAKQGKLDNAIEQWRNVLRLSPHRDDIKKSVDKARHLRSHV from the coding sequence ATGTTGATGAGAGACACAAGACTGACTATAGGATTCAGTGAGGAGGAATCCGCCACCATTCACGACCTGATACAGTCAGACAAAGACTCTGAAATTCGTAGCGATTTAGAGGCTTCTGAAGAGACCGTGGAGAATGTTTCGGTTCAGGATGCCGGTGACTCTGAGTTTCAAATTGATGTGGTGGATGCCGAATCTGAGGAAAATCCTCATGTGGCTTCAAGAAAACTGTTAAAAAATGCATTGCACAATAGCAATTTTACCGGCTTTAAGTTTGTGCGGACCTTTGAAAAAGACTCAACTTCCACCCGTCATGATTTGGCCGATGCCGAGTCATTATATAATAATCAAAATTATGATAATGCCATTAGTCTGATCGGAAAAGTGATTGAAATCTCACCGGGCAATTCTTATGCTTATTTGCTGCTGGGCAATACTTTTTTTAGAAAACAAAACTATGAAAAAGCAATAGATGCGTATAAAAAAGTGATTGATCTTGATCCGAAAGACGAACGGGCATACGAAAATTTGGGTATAGTCTATGCCAAACAGGGAAAACTGGACAATGCCATAGAACAATGGCGGAATGTGCTGCGCCTTTCCCCGCATCGGGACGATATAAAGAAAAGTGTTGATAAAGCCCGGCATTTGCGCAGCCATGTTTGA